One Acetobacterium sp. KB-1 DNA segment encodes these proteins:
- a CDS encoding methyl-accepting chemotaxis protein — protein MKSIRLRLIMLFTALILAVTGILGVIVVGQFTSVLEEDAHEQLQNMALVQARYIETSINNQLNYMEALAQNSMILDPAVSQEQRVVFFEAEATRVGYDAFVLADLAGNGVTQSITGDTVNIADRSYFKGAAAGVPTVSDITISRVTGEPVLLFATPVYQNGGIAAVLYGRKEGKTLSSIVGEVTYGETGFGSLINNDGIAVGNANLELVKQQFNFAEADAENPDYAQLAELVRSDMLTREPGYGDYSLDGKDMLIGFAPVEGTSWILSVAMDQIEVDAQVAEVRNTIITVILLAIIVAAFAVFLISGTIAKPIMATTEELNRLAGFDFRHNEQSNAGKYLNRQDEIGTMLKAVTTMQQNVKENLIDKLEHISRGNLDDEIIMVGDNDQVGPALQDTQGAIKTLITDTNMLVTAAVEGRLDERADASKYNGDYQKVIAGVNQTLDAVVEPIKEASSVLEAMARGDLTQDMQGDYKGEHALIKVSVNKTFESIKMLVSDTNSLVAAAVAGELETRADTTKHQGEYAKIISGVNGTLDAMAEPIQEASGVLEEMAQGNLEQGMAGNYTGEYAVIKDSVNKTFDSIKMLVGDTNSLVESAVAGDLNARADTFKHSGEYARIVAGVNATLDAMVAPIQEANTVLEEVANGSLKLRMAGEYQGEHSALKNSLNSTLDFLQGIVDEVSDILDQMANSNMVVSTTGDYKGDFEPIKTALNHIIASFNGILNDMNEAADQVSAGASQVSDGSQMLAQGSTEQAAAIQQLSSSIDEIADKTKDNAKRASEANMLSTTAQEKAQKGNDSMRQLQVSMDEINQASGNISKIIKVIDDIAFQTNILSLNAAVEAARAGQHGKGFAVVAEEVRSLAARSAEAAKETTALIEGSVRKTEDGTAIADETANALEEIVAEITKAAELVQEIAEASNDQATNITQINLGVDQVSQVVQGNTATAEQSAAASEELSSQSQLLKEMITRFKLK, from the coding sequence ATGAAATCAATCAGGTTACGTCTTATCATGTTGTTCACCGCACTCATTTTGGCAGTCACAGGTATTTTGGGGGTAATTGTTGTTGGTCAGTTTACCAGTGTTCTGGAGGAAGATGCCCATGAACAATTACAAAATATGGCGCTGGTTCAGGCCCGGTATATTGAAACCAGCATTAATAACCAACTGAACTATATGGAGGCGCTGGCTCAGAATTCAATGATTCTGGATCCGGCGGTGTCCCAGGAACAGCGGGTTGTTTTTTTTGAAGCAGAAGCTACACGAGTGGGGTATGACGCCTTTGTTTTAGCAGATCTGGCAGGGAATGGTGTTACCCAAAGTATTACTGGGGATACCGTTAACATTGCTGATCGAAGTTATTTTAAAGGGGCAGCGGCCGGTGTTCCGACGGTATCGGATATTACTATCAGCCGGGTTACCGGAGAGCCGGTACTGCTGTTTGCAACACCGGTCTATCAAAACGGTGGGATTGCAGCAGTTCTTTATGGCAGAAAAGAAGGAAAAACCTTAAGCAGCATTGTCGGTGAGGTAACCTATGGAGAAACCGGTTTTGGCTCACTGATTAATAACGATGGGATTGCAGTGGGAAATGCAAATCTGGAGTTGGTCAAGCAGCAGTTTAATTTTGCTGAGGCTGATGCGGAAAATCCCGATTATGCCCAGTTAGCTGAGCTGGTACGCAGTGACATGTTAACCCGTGAACCGGGCTATGGTGATTACAGCCTTGACGGGAAGGACATGTTAATTGGCTTTGCTCCGGTTGAAGGGACTTCCTGGATACTGTCAGTAGCCATGGATCAGATTGAGGTGGATGCTCAGGTAGCTGAAGTCAGAAATACTATTATAACCGTGATTCTGTTAGCAATTATTGTTGCAGCATTTGCCGTATTTCTAATCAGTGGCACCATCGCCAAGCCAATTATGGCAACCACCGAGGAATTAAACCGTCTGGCGGGCTTTGATTTTCGACATAATGAACAGTCCAATGCTGGTAAATATCTCAATCGACAGGATGAAATCGGTACGATGCTAAAGGCTGTGACAACCATGCAGCAGAATGTAAAGGAAAATCTGATTGATAAACTGGAACATATTTCCCGGGGGAATCTGGATGATGAAATTATTATGGTCGGTGACAATGATCAGGTCGGACCAGCCTTACAGGATACCCAGGGAGCCATCAAAACGTTGATCACCGATACGAATATGTTAGTGACTGCGGCCGTTGAAGGTCGGTTGGATGAACGGGCCGATGCGTCAAAGTACAATGGCGATTATCAGAAGGTGATTGCTGGGGTCAATCAGACACTGGATGCGGTGGTTGAACCGATTAAAGAAGCCTCCAGCGTTCTGGAAGCGATGGCCAGAGGGGATCTCACACAAGACATGCAGGGCGACTATAAGGGCGAACATGCGCTGATTAAAGTCTCTGTTAACAAAACCTTTGAGAGTATCAAAATGCTGGTCAGTGATACTAATTCTCTAGTAGCAGCTGCTGTCGCCGGAGAGTTAGAAACCCGGGCCGATACCACCAAACATCAGGGTGAATATGCGAAAATAATTTCCGGGGTCAACGGCACTCTGGACGCCATGGCAGAGCCGATTCAGGAAGCCTCCGGGGTTCTTGAGGAAATGGCTCAGGGTAATCTAGAACAGGGTATGGCAGGCAATTATACAGGGGAGTATGCCGTTATTAAGGATTCGGTTAACAAAACCTTTGACAGTATCAAGATGTTAGTTGGTGACACCAACAGTCTGGTTGAATCTGCTGTTGCAGGAGATCTCAATGCCCGGGCCGATACCTTTAAACATAGCGGCGAATATGCCCGGATTGTCGCTGGTGTCAATGCCACTCTCGATGCCATGGTGGCACCAATACAGGAAGCCAACACGGTGCTGGAAGAAGTGGCCAACGGCAGCTTGAAACTGCGAATGGCAGGGGAATATCAGGGTGAGCATTCAGCCCTTAAAAATTCCCTCAACAGTACCCTGGACTTTTTACAGGGGATTGTTGATGAAGTGTCTGATATTCTGGACCAGATGGCGAACTCCAATATGGTCGTCAGTACTACCGGGGACTATAAGGGCGATTTTGAACCGATTAAAACGGCCCTTAACCATATCATCGCATCTTTTAACGGAATCTTAAACGACATGAACGAAGCGGCCGATCAGGTATCAGCCGGGGCGTCACAAGTATCGGATGGCAGCCAGATGCTGGCTCAGGGCTCGACTGAACAGGCGGCCGCTATCCAGCAATTGAGCTCGTCCATTGATGAAATAGCAGATAAAACAAAAGACAATGCCAAGCGGGCCAGCGAAGCCAATATGCTTTCGACCACCGCCCAGGAAAAAGCCCAAAAAGGCAATGACAGCATGCGCCAGCTCCAGGTATCGATGGATGAAATCAACCAGGCGTCCGGCAATATTTCAAAAATCATCAAGGTCATCGATGATATTGCTTTCCAGACCAATATTCTGTCGCTAAACGCTGCTGTAGAAGCCGCCCGAGCCGGGCAGCACGGCAAGGGCTTTGCTGTGGTTGCGGAAGAAGTTCGTTCCCTGGCCGCCAGAAGTGCAGAAGCCGCCAAGGAAACGACCGCTCTGATCGAAGGATCAGTCAGAAAAACCGAAGATGGTACCGCCATTGCTGATGAAACAGCCAACGC
- a CDS encoding isoprenylcysteine carboxylmethyltransferase family protein — protein METLDSHFYNWFGVLFFTVLYGVILLFMPFYKKMDRKPAGTYLAFVIAFAIEMHGIPFSMYVISWIIGKNLPEGVLWGHTLFDTIGYWGMYINIACGAAGIFLIMNGWYSIYKKYWSKETGTGTLVETGIYKYIRHPQYAGLLLLSLGMMVEWVTLPLLILYPVMVFMYVRLAKKEEQDMIEEFGTDYQNYMSRTKMFIPQLV, from the coding sequence TTGGAAACATTGGACAGTCATTTTTATAATTGGTTTGGAGTATTATTTTTTACGGTACTTTATGGAGTGATCTTGCTGTTTATGCCATTTTACAAAAAAATGGATCGGAAGCCGGCTGGCACCTACCTTGCTTTTGTGATTGCTTTTGCCATTGAAATGCATGGAATCCCCTTTAGTATGTATGTGATCTCCTGGATAATTGGTAAAAACCTTCCTGAAGGTGTTCTATGGGGGCACACGCTTTTTGATACCATAGGTTATTGGGGAATGTATATTAATATTGCTTGTGGGGCAGCGGGTATATTTTTAATTATGAATGGCTGGTATAGTATTTACAAGAAATACTGGTCTAAAGAAACCGGAACTGGAACTTTGGTGGAAACCGGGATTTATAAGTACATTCGCCATCCTCAGTATGCGGGGCTGCTCTTATTATCTTTGGGAATGATGGTAGAATGGGTTACATTGCCGCTGCTGATATTATACCCGGTGATGGTTTTTATGTATGTGCGGCTGGCAAAAAAAGAAGAACAGGATATGATCGAAGAATTCGGAACAGACTATCAGAATTATATGAGTCGAACAAAAATGTTTATTCCGCAACTTGTTTAG
- a CDS encoding HAMP domain-containing sensor histidine kinase: protein MLVTFPTSIRIDFAIVHNPEFLSVDTQRVVGVIFAIVLFYLILLGISTVIYSKLTSLSIVNPLKKLCSSASQLRAGDYTSRVDLNLDNEFGELATIFNEMADEIEKEIALRKQSDENRKKLILDISHDLKNPLASIIGYVEFCLIKTEMTTEQLRGYLTTIYNNSSRANRLMTDLFELSKMETSDYVLVKEKLDFAEYLREQMSEAVANLDSAGFSYLFHIPDQEIMAAVDRQQMSRVFENLVDNAINHNQAGTQIELSLMEHPKMIEVRFKDNGVGISSELSDQIFKPFVKGDQVRSRESGGTGLGLAIVRKVVKAHGGTIKLAVDNKVGSEFVLFLPKS from the coding sequence TTGTTGGTTACTTTCCCAACATCAATTCGCATTGATTTTGCCATTGTTCATAATCCCGAATTTTTATCGGTTGATACTCAGCGAGTAGTCGGGGTCATTTTTGCGATTGTCTTATTTTATTTGATCTTACTGGGAATTAGTACGGTTATATATTCTAAGCTGACCTCACTTAGTATTGTTAACCCCCTTAAGAAGCTATGCAGCAGTGCCAGTCAGTTAAGAGCAGGCGATTACACATCCCGGGTTGACTTAAATCTGGATAATGAATTCGGCGAACTAGCAACCATTTTCAATGAAATGGCCGACGAAATTGAAAAAGAAATTGCTTTAAGAAAACAGAGCGATGAAAACCGCAAAAAGCTGATTTTGGATATCTCCCACGATCTCAAAAATCCTCTTGCCAGTATTATCGGCTATGTAGAGTTCTGTTTAATAAAAACCGAAATGACTACTGAACAACTCAGGGGGTATCTGACTACGATTTATAACAATAGTAGTCGGGCTAATCGTCTGATGACAGATCTTTTTGAATTGTCAAAAATGGAAACTTCGGATTATGTTCTGGTCAAGGAAAAACTCGATTTTGCCGAATATCTTCGGGAGCAAATGAGCGAAGCCGTGGCAAACCTGGATAGCGCCGGGTTCTCCTATCTGTTTCATATTCCCGATCAAGAGATTATGGCAGCGGTGGATCGACAGCAGATGAGTCGGGTGTTTGAAAATCTTGTTGACAACGCTATCAACCATAATCAGGCTGGCACCCAGATTGAACTGAGCTTGATGGAGCATCCCAAAATGATTGAAGTTCGCTTTAAAGATAACGGGGTAGGGATTTCCTCAGAATTAAGCGATCAGATTTTTAAACCCTTTGTCAAAGGCGATCAGGTCAGATCGCGGGAAAGCGGGGGCACTGGTTTGGGTTTAGCGATTGTCAGAAAAGTTGTAAAAGCCCACGGTGGTACAATCAAACTGGCAGTGGATAACAAGGTTGGAAGTGAATTCGTTTTGTTTTTACCAAAGAGTTAA
- a CDS encoding response regulator transcription factor: MNVLVAEDEKDIQNLLKLHLEENGYTVFTAADGLEALAIFKNNVINLGIFDVMMPRLDGFNLLRKIRETSQMPIIFLTARGDEMDKVLGLGLGGDDYLVKPFSMAELIARVGAHLRRNYEYSENNSINKANLNVGNLALDEDGCCIYLDGVLVELSAKEYLMLLFLMKNPNKVFTKKQLYRQVWEDDLYYDDNTIMVHISRLRNKLETDPRNPEYIKTIRGIGYKFHISKVL; the protein is encoded by the coding sequence ATGAATGTTTTAGTTGCTGAAGATGAAAAAGATATTCAAAACCTTTTAAAACTTCATCTTGAAGAAAATGGTTATACGGTTTTTACTGCCGCTGATGGTTTGGAAGCCTTGGCGATTTTTAAAAATAATGTTATCAATTTAGGGATATTCGACGTGATGATGCCCCGGCTGGATGGCTTTAATCTGCTGAGAAAAATCCGTGAAACCAGTCAGATGCCGATTATCTTTCTGACTGCCCGAGGAGATGAAATGGATAAGGTTTTGGGATTGGGTCTTGGTGGGGATGACTATCTGGTCAAACCATTTAGTATGGCCGAACTCATTGCCCGAGTTGGTGCACATCTCAGACGGAACTATGAATACTCAGAAAATAATTCGATCAATAAGGCCAATCTGAATGTTGGGAATTTAGCTCTTGATGAGGATGGCTGCTGTATTTATTTAGATGGTGTATTAGTGGAACTCAGCGCCAAGGAGTATTTGATGCTCCTGTTCTTAATGAAAAATCCGAACAAGGTTTTTACTAAAAAGCAGCTTTATCGGCAGGTATGGGAAGACGACCTTTATTATGACGATAACACCATTATGGTTCATATCAGCCGGCTGCGGAATAAATTAGAAACAGATCCTAGGAATCCCGAGTATATCAAGACGATTCGTGGAATTGGCTATAAATTCCATATTTCTAAGGTTCTCTAG
- a CDS encoding GNAT family N-acetyltransferase: METIHVTKNKFYIGVNEEEPIGLLNYHIEGDRLIIEHVYVTKALRGQELGVKLVAKAVAFAREKRLKIIAYCSYAEKVLTENQDYGDVFSANNE, encoded by the coding sequence ATGGAAACCATCCATGTAACAAAAAACAAATTTTATATTGGTGTCAATGAAGAAGAACCAATTGGTTTATTAAACTATCACATTGAAGGTGATCGATTGATTATCGAGCACGTTTATGTGACCAAAGCACTCAGAGGGCAGGAGCTTGGAGTCAAGCTGGTGGCAAAGGCAGTGGCATTTGCCCGGGAAAAGAGGCTTAAAATTATCGCCTACTGCTCCTATGCGGAAAAGGTCTTAACTGAAAATCAGGACTATGGTGATGTTTTTTCTGCCAACAACGAATAG
- the phoU gene encoding phosphate signaling complex protein PhoU, which produces MRIEYNEELRMIKDEILMMSAMTEKMLADSVQALKSQDCELARSVIERDDLVDAKEIELQLIVSQVIATQGPVATDLRRLASTLKIITNLERIADMTVNISKRVMELSDTVYMKRLVDIPRTCDLAQTLLKLAIQAFVHEDISRLREVVDLEDEIDALNMQIHHDCLAYMIDNTKNIHQGSVFIFVGSYLERIGDHATNIFETVFYIITGDYIDFNDLDEETIVRIIETQKKIEAAGKED; this is translated from the coding sequence ATGCGAATAGAGTATAACGAAGAATTAAGAATGATCAAAGACGAGATTTTGATGATGTCAGCGATGACAGAAAAAATGTTAGCTGATTCAGTCCAGGCATTAAAATCTCAGGACTGTGAGTTGGCCAGATCAGTGATTGAACGGGATGATTTAGTAGATGCCAAAGAAATTGAGCTTCAACTGATTGTAAGTCAGGTGATTGCCACCCAAGGACCGGTTGCCACCGATTTAAGACGATTGGCGTCAACCTTGAAAATTATTACCAATCTGGAACGAATTGCTGATATGACAGTCAATATTTCCAAACGGGTGATGGAATTATCAGATACTGTTTATATGAAACGACTGGTGGACATCCCTCGTACCTGTGATCTGGCACAGACATTATTAAAGCTTGCAATTCAAGCTTTTGTGCATGAAGATATCAGTCGACTCCGGGAAGTCGTTGATCTGGAGGATGAGATTGATGCCTTGAATATGCAGATTCATCATGACTGTTTGGCCTATATGATTGATAATACTAAAAATATCCATCAAGGTTCGGTATTCATTTTTGTTGGATCTTATCTTGAGCGTATTGGTGATCATGCCACCAATATTTTTGAAACAGTTTTTTACATCATTACCGGAGATTATATTGATTTTAATGATCTGGATGAGGAAACCATCGTGCGTATCATTGAAACACAAAAGAAAATTGAAGCCGCCGGAAAAGAAGATTAA
- the pstB gene encoding phosphate ABC transporter ATP-binding protein PstB — MDRNIKFNAKNLDLYYGDFQALKSINMEIRENEVTAFIGPSGCGKSTFLRCLNRMNDLIDSVKIKGEILFDEKDINGDIDVINLRTRVGMVFQSPNPFPMSIYENIAYGPKCQGMKDKSKLDAIVKESLMKAALWDEVKDRLNKSALGMSGGQQQRLCIARTIAMNPEVILMDEPTSALDPIATAKIEDLMSSLKKDYTIIIVTHSMQQAGRISDKTAFFLMGEVIEFNETPIIFTNPNDKRTEDYITGRFG; from the coding sequence ATGGACAGAAATATAAAGTTTAACGCGAAGAATCTTGATTTGTATTATGGCGATTTTCAAGCGCTTAAATCAATCAATATGGAAATTCGCGAAAATGAAGTTACCGCATTTATTGGACCATCCGGCTGCGGAAAATCCACCTTCTTACGTTGCCTGAATCGGATGAATGATTTAATCGACTCGGTAAAAATCAAGGGGGAAATTCTCTTTGATGAAAAAGATATTAATGGTGATATTGATGTTATAAACTTAAGAACCCGGGTGGGGATGGTCTTTCAGAGTCCGAATCCCTTTCCCATGAGTATTTATGAAAATATCGCCTATGGACCCAAATGTCAGGGTATGAAGGACAAATCGAAATTGGACGCAATCGTAAAGGAGAGCTTGATGAAAGCGGCGCTCTGGGACGAGGTTAAGGATCGATTAAATAAATCGGCTCTTGGCATGTCAGGTGGTCAGCAACAGCGTTTATGTATTGCCAGAACCATTGCCATGAATCCGGAAGTGATTTTAATGGATGAACCAACCTCGGCGCTTGATCCCATTGCAACGGCCAAGATTGAAGACTTGATGTCGAGTTTAAAGAAAGACTATACCATTATTATCGTTACTCATTCCATGCAGCAGGCGGGCCGAATTTCAGATAAAACAGCTTTCTTTCTAATGGGAGAGGTGATTGAATTTAATGAAACACCGATTATTTTCACAAATCCCAATGACAAACGGACAGAGGATTACATTACAGGTCGCTTCGGTTGA
- the pstA gene encoding phosphate ABC transporter permease PstA has protein sequence MSRSIKDLFVKGIIYLATGITLSVLLFIIGFIFVQGIGLVNWDFLTRDFNEKVGYAFTEAKDVPLSIDEEKLNDINSLDNRYETALEGPIYVENIGAAISKVAYKNHSTEREQIVVTYLEKDSPLQSAIDSTGAEIKIGPDYMLQSINGKDFTDLSLEEVAKTIATESGELKIKIVQPGGGIKSNIITTLYMVLLSLLVALPVGIFGAIYLTEYAKPGKLVNIIRFAAESLAGIPSIIFGLFGMAFFVVALNFQISLISGSLTVAVILLPVIIRSTEEALKKVPMAFREGSLALGATKLQTIFKVVLPCAVPGIATAVLLSIGRVVGESAALLLTAGTVAQIPGTLFSPGSTLTVQAYYVAKEEGNIELACAVGIVIIVIVIVLNILSRITSDKLDVFNKK, from the coding sequence ATGAGCAGAAGCATAAAAGATCTATTTGTTAAAGGTATTATTTATCTGGCAACCGGCATTACATTAAGTGTGTTGCTTTTTATTATTGGCTTTATTTTTGTTCAAGGAATCGGGTTGGTTAATTGGGATTTTTTAACCCGGGATTTCAATGAAAAAGTAGGTTATGCCTTTACTGAGGCCAAGGACGTACCTTTAAGCATTGATGAAGAAAAGCTTAATGATATAAATTCATTGGATAACCGATATGAGACCGCATTAGAGGGACCAATCTACGTCGAGAACATTGGGGCAGCTATTTCTAAGGTCGCTTATAAAAACCATAGTACCGAGCGCGAACAGATTGTTGTTACCTATCTCGAAAAGGACTCACCATTACAAAGTGCTATCGATTCAACTGGAGCAGAAATAAAAATTGGCCCCGACTATATGTTACAGAGTATTAATGGAAAAGATTTTACTGATTTATCGCTAGAAGAGGTCGCCAAAACCATCGCGACTGAATCCGGTGAACTGAAAATAAAAATCGTCCAGCCGGGTGGCGGAATCAAATCAAATATTATCACAACACTATACATGGTCTTGCTCTCCTTGCTTGTGGCACTGCCAGTGGGTATCTTTGGAGCGATTTATTTGACTGAATATGCAAAACCAGGGAAACTGGTTAATATCATTCGATTTGCTGCCGAATCTCTGGCGGGTATTCCTTCGATTATTTTTGGTCTGTTTGGGATGGCTTTCTTTGTAGTCGCTCTGAATTTTCAGATCTCACTGATTTCCGGGAGTCTGACGGTTGCGGTCATTCTTTTGCCGGTTATTATTCGGAGTACAGAAGAAGCTTTAAAAAAGGTCCCCATGGCTTTTAGAGAAGGATCTCTGGCACTTGGTGCCACTAAGCTTCAAACCATTTTTAAAGTCGTACTACCCTGTGCGGTACCTGGTATTGCCACAGCGGTGCTACTCAGTATTGGCCGGGTGGTTGGTGAGTCTGCGGCACTACTATTAACTGCAGGGACGGTTGCTCAAATCCCGGGTACGCTATTTTCACCAGGGAGCACCCTAACCGTACAGGCCTATTATGTGGCCAAAGAAGAAGGCAATATTGAGCTGGCTTGTGCAGTCGGCATTGTCATAATTGTAATTGTTATTGTACTGAACATCTTGTCCCGTATCACCTCAGACAAGTTGGATGTCTTTAATAAAAAATGA
- the pstC gene encoding phosphate ABC transporter permease subunit PstC, protein MQAIKRKKQQEKIIEGFFLVCAFVAVVSVLAITAFVFYNGLKPFISNSYPLWNFLSGVEWRPGSNMYGIFYMIVGSVFATLGAILIGVPIAILTAVFISEMAGSQVGKIIRFAVELLAGIPSVLYGVFGLGIIVPYVLKISPMAQGESLLSTILVLAIMILPTVVSISETSISVVPKAYREGSYALGASKIQTIFKVVLPAARSGIMTGVILGIGRAIGETMAVMLVCGNPIAGIPTSLFDQVRPLTTNIALEMGYASGVHQELLYSTGVVLFIFIMLINLIVNKLVKAKVGS, encoded by the coding sequence TTGCAAGCAATTAAACGTAAGAAGCAACAAGAGAAAATAATTGAAGGCTTTTTTCTTGTCTGTGCTTTTGTCGCTGTCGTCAGTGTTTTGGCGATCACTGCCTTCGTTTTTTACAACGGACTAAAACCTTTTATTTCCAACAGTTATCCGCTTTGGAATTTTTTATCCGGTGTTGAATGGCGACCGGGTTCGAATATGTATGGGATCTTTTACATGATTGTGGGATCTGTTTTTGCAACATTAGGCGCGATTCTGATCGGAGTGCCAATCGCGATTCTCACAGCAGTCTTTATTTCAGAAATGGCCGGATCACAGGTAGGCAAAATCATTCGTTTTGCGGTGGAATTATTGGCAGGGATACCTTCCGTTCTATATGGGGTTTTTGGATTAGGAATCATTGTTCCTTATGTGCTGAAAATATCGCCTATGGCTCAAGGGGAGTCATTGCTGTCGACCATTCTGGTTCTGGCAATTATGATTCTACCAACCGTCGTCAGCATTTCAGAAACGTCCATCAGTGTGGTTCCAAAGGCATATCGAGAAGGCTCCTATGCGTTGGGTGCATCGAAAATACAAACCATCTTTAAGGTAGTGTTACCGGCAGCACGTTCTGGGATTATGACCGGTGTTATTCTTGGTATTGGCCGGGCCATTGGTGAAACGATGGCGGTTATGCTGGTATGTGGTAACCCCATTGCCGGTATACCCACTAGTCTGTTTGATCAGGTTCGTCCGCTGACCACTAACATTGCGCTGGAAATGGGTTACGCCTCCGGTGTCCATCAGGAGCTGTTATATTCAACCGGTGTGGTGCTATTTATTTTCATCATGTTGATTAATCTGATTGTTAATAAATTGGTTAAGGCAAAGGTGGGCAGTTAA
- a CDS encoding phosphate ABC transporter substrate-binding protein, with the protein MSKSLKKVLVSLLVGATVLTLAGCGSSGSTTATTSDAISGEINGGGSTSVLKVIDAAGSEFTALNPEVKFTYSGTGSSDGIKGAAAGTYSFGCASRDLKTEEKGSLTELVFAFDGIAVVVNPANTVSNLTTEQVAKIYMGEITNWSEVGGADAPIVVVSREDGSGTRGAFEELADFEEKLKPDATIKEGNGNVQSTVAGNENSIGYVSLTFVDKTVKAVDIDGVKATVDNVKNKTYKISRPFLAMYDKSKVDDATLAFLDFLMTKDGQAIVEEHGGISVL; encoded by the coding sequence ATGTCAAAAAGTTTGAAAAAAGTTTTAGTATCATTGTTAGTCGGTGCAACGGTGCTGACCCTCGCAGGATGTGGTTCTTCAGGATCAACAACGGCAACCACCAGTGACGCAATTTCAGGAGAAATAAACGGTGGGGGCTCCACATCAGTGCTGAAGGTCATTGATGCAGCTGGTTCAGAGTTTACTGCCTTAAACCCAGAAGTCAAGTTTACCTACAGTGGAACCGGTTCTTCCGACGGAATTAAAGGAGCAGCAGCGGGTACTTATTCCTTTGGCTGTGCATCACGAGACTTAAAAACCGAAGAAAAGGGTAGCTTAACCGAATTGGTCTTTGCTTTTGATGGTATTGCTGTTGTTGTAAATCCAGCTAACACAGTATCCAACCTGACAACTGAACAAGTTGCAAAAATTTATATGGGTGAAATCACCAACTGGAGTGAAGTTGGCGGAGCAGATGCACCGATTGTTGTTGTATCTCGTGAAGATGGATCGGGAACGCGTGGTGCATTTGAAGAATTAGCGGATTTTGAAGAAAAACTCAAACCTGATGCCACCATTAAAGAAGGTAATGGAAATGTTCAAAGTACGGTTGCCGGAAATGAAAACTCCATTGGTTATGTTTCTTTAACCTTTGTTGATAAAACCGTTAAAGCCGTTGATATTGACGGCGTAAAAGCGACTGTGGATAATGTTAAAAATAAAACTTATAAAATTTCACGACCCTTCCTGGCTATGTATGATAAATCAAAGGTTGATGATGCAACTCTTGCTTTCCTTGACTTCCTGATGACCAAAGATGGACAGGCCATTGTTGAAGAACATGGTGGTATCTCAGTACTTTAA
- a CDS encoding HD domain-containing protein, translated as MSISKAIEFSAKAHDGHFRKGSKIPYITHPFEVAKILGETVDPEENEALICAGLLHDTVEDTDTSLETIRREFGEAVAELVASDSEDKLLPWEKRKQNTIDFLKNRATREMQMLACADKLANLRSVKVDYERIGEEVWDIFVRGKDKQAWYYKGVRDALAPLAGLAMYEELKELIQEIFD; from the coding sequence ATGTCCATTTCAAAAGCCATTGAATTTTCTGCCAAAGCCCATGACGGTCATTTTCGCAAGGGCTCCAAAATTCCTTATATCACTCACCCCTTTGAGGTTGCTAAAATTCTCGGTGAGACAGTGGATCCGGAAGAAAATGAAGCCCTGATCTGTGCCGGACTCCTTCACGATACGGTCGAAGACACGGATACCAGTCTGGAAACGATCCGTCGGGAATTCGGAGAAGCAGTGGCCGAACTGGTAGCCTCCGACTCGGAAGACAAATTGTTGCCCTGGGAAAAACGCAAGCAAAATACCATCGATTTTCTCAAGAACCGAGCGACCCGGGAGATGCAGATGCTGGCCTGCGCCGATAAACTGGCAAATCTGCGAAGTGTTAAAGTAGACTACGAGAGAATTGGTGAAGAGGTCTGGGATATTTTTGTCAGAGGTAAGGACAAGCAGGCCTGGTATTACAAAGGTGTGCGGGACGCATTGGCACCCCTAGCGGGTTTGGCGATGTATGAAGAACTAAAAGAATTGATTCAGGAAATCTTTGACTAA